The nucleotide window TATTGTTAGAAAATATTTGCAGCCATCATGTGTAGATACATAATAGGGGCCCAAGTGTCAATGTGTATTAGTTGAAAAGGGAAATTTGTGTGAATTTCACTATTTGGAAAGGGTAACCTGGTTTGCCTTGCCATTGGACAAATGTTGCAAATGAAGTCTTGTTTACCAGATAGCACAgaagcaatagaagaaatagaTTTCAAATGACTAAATGGAATATGTCCCAATCTGCTATGCCAAAGAGTGTTCATTTTATTCATATGAGCGGTATTTACAAATGGAACAGAAGAATGAAAAGTAACAGAACACTCCACATTATGTCTATTGGAAACAGGAAAAGCAGATGAAtttgaacaagtaaaagtagATGAATTGAGGGCAGCAGTAAATGAAGTAAATGGTGTAGAAGAAGGCATGTGCAGAATGTAGAGTCCATGTTGTGTTTTACCAAACTCCAGAGGCCTCTTCATGGAAAGGCCCTGTAAGATAAAGCAGGAATAGAGACTGAAAATTAGTAAACATTTTAGTTGTGATACTAACTTGTGCACAGAAATCAGGTTGTACTGAAAACTAGGAACGAGAAGAACATGTTTCAGAATGGTATCATTGGACAAAGGTAAATCCCCAACACATGTTACTTTTACTTTATAACCATTAGGTAAGGTTACCAAGTAAGGAATAGGTACAGGTTTAACATTTTGTAATAGGTTACTATGGGAGGTCATATGGTCAGTAGCTTCAGAGTCCAGAATCCAGGATGTTTTGTCAACCTTACAAAACAAACAAGTATTAATTGAACATTTCGGCTTATTACTCGAAAAGCAATTGAGAATACCTGCAAAATTTGCAGAAGCAGTAAGAGTAGGTTATGAGGAAGAGTCATGATTAGACATATGATGTTGTTGAAGAAGAGATATCAGCTGAGTGCACTGATCTGGGGTCAACCCTGGAATGGTTAAAGCGTTTGGGGCTGAAGTTGCAGGTTGAGTGAACTGCTTGGGCCATGCTGTTTGAATTGATTGGGAACAGCTATTTCAGTCTGAACATTAGCAGCAATCCTCTTAGTCTTAGTGAACTTAAAATTTGGAGGAAACCCATGCTTTTTGTAGCATTTATCCATTGTATGCCCGAGTTTGTTGCAATAACTGCATACCACATTGTTTCTCCTGGGATCAAACGTGATTTTTGGAGGAAATGACTTCTGAGACCCCACCGAAAAGGATGTTGACTCTGATGGAAACGGAGAGATATTAGGCTAAATCTCCATTTGGCGTTCATCGGTGACCAACAAAGAATATGCCCTATTGATGGAAGGAATGGGGCTCATCATTAGGAGATTGCTCCTAGCATTTGCATAGCTCTCATTTAGACCCATTAGAAATTGGTACATCCTTTGATTTTCCTCAAGCTTCTGGATATCCTTTTTACCACCTCCACATGTACAATGACTGTCAGAGTGAACTGTTAGAGTACTGAGTTCATTCCAAACACTCTTCATCTTGGCATAATACTCAGGGATGCTCATAGAACCCTGAGAAATTGAGGCAAGTTCTTTCTTAACTTGATAAATTCTAATCTCACTAGGTTGTCCATATCTATCTTCCAGCTCCATCCATAATCTTTAACAAGTTGACAGTAAAGAATACTTTTACGAATCGTTGGCGAAAGAAGATTATGAATCCAAGAGATCATCATGTTATTACATCTATCTCATTGACTAAAAACAGGTGAGTTCAACGGTGGCCTCTCACAATCAGGTTGAATGAAATACAACTTGTTTTTGACAAAAAGAGCAATAAGCATGCTCCTTCTCCAGTCACTATACCCTGTCCCATCGAAAATTGTCCCTACTAGTGAAAGCCCCAAATTATCCGAGGGATGAATGTAAAGTGGGTGGTTGTGATCAATTGTGTCACTGGACAATGTATCACGATTACAATTAGCAGAGGAATCGGCAGGAGATTTGTCAGAAGGAGTAGAACCCATCACTaaagaaaaattagggttttctgATTGTATCTACGCTAATACCGCAAAAAACACAAATCCATGAAATAGCCcagaaaaaaaatgagaagagAGGGAATATAGggtaaaatcacaagaaaaaagaaaatatcagCAGCAAAAGACGAAAACTCTGGCGAAACTCCGATTAACGGAAAACCTCGAAATTTTCACCGCCGAAAAAAATGGACAAAATGAACATCAAATTGAAGAGCGCACTCCAATCTACCCGGATAcgccgctctgataccatgttaaactAATTTGAAGGTCGAATTTGCAGAAAGAAATTAAGATTAAGTGCAGCAGATACGAGAGAGAACACATCGAGAAATATTTCTGTATTAGAGAGAAAGTTAACCATTCGAAGGTTCTGGATAGATTCCTATACTTATATTCAAAATTGGGCCTAATTAAATTGGGCTTAACTACAACACTATCAATAATTATGCTTTGGGCCTCAGTTACATAACCAATACAAACTAATACAAAAATAACTAATACAAAAATATGCTATACCCAGGTCTTGTTATCCAACTGTCATTGCATAAGAATTCCCTCGCATGAACACATTTAGGGGTCGTTTAGTAGGAGGTATAACAATAGTGCTAAATagagtgtattagtaatgctgacATTAGTTATGCTGGTATACTTATGATTAGGTAACTATATTTGTACTGTTTATT belongs to Nicotiana tabacum cultivar K326 chromosome 6, ASM71507v2, whole genome shotgun sequence and includes:
- the LOC142182161 gene encoding uncharacterized protein LOC142182161; the protein is MELEDRYGQPSEIRIYQVKKELASISQGSMSIPEYYAKMKSVWNELSTLTVHSDSHCTCGGGKKDIQKLEENQRMYQFLMGLNESYANARSNLLMMSPIPSINRAYSLLVTDERQMEI